In a single window of the Pseudomonas oryzihabitans genome:
- a CDS encoding molybdopterin-synthase adenylyltransferase MoeB, with protein sequence MLSDGELLRYSRQILLAQVDIAGQLRLKEAKVLIVGLGGLGSPVALYLAAAGVGELHLADFDRVDLSNLQRQVLHDETLIGQTKVDSALQRLTALNPEVRLVPLREALDADSLAARIAAVDLVLDCSDNFTTRAAVNAACVATGRPLVSGAAIRLEGQLSVFDPRRADSPCYHCLYGEGSEAELSCSEAGVLGPVVGLVGSLQALEALKLLAGFGEPLIGRLLLVDAAGSRFRELRVKRDPGCPVCGARHG encoded by the coding sequence ATGCTGAGCGATGGCGAACTGCTGCGTTACAGCCGGCAGATCCTGCTGGCCCAGGTCGATATCGCCGGACAATTGCGGCTGAAAGAAGCCAAGGTGCTCATCGTCGGCCTTGGCGGCCTGGGATCGCCGGTGGCGCTCTATCTGGCGGCAGCCGGCGTTGGTGAATTGCATCTGGCCGACTTCGATCGGGTCGACCTGAGCAATCTGCAACGCCAGGTACTGCACGATGAAACCCTGATCGGCCAGACCAAGGTGGATTCCGCGCTGCAACGGCTGACGGCGCTCAATCCCGAGGTGCGCCTGGTGCCGCTGCGCGAGGCGCTGGACGCCGACAGCCTGGCGGCTCGAATCGCGGCGGTGGATCTGGTGCTGGACTGCTCGGACAACTTCACCACCCGAGCGGCGGTGAATGCCGCCTGCGTGGCCACGGGGCGTCCGCTGGTCAGCGGCGCGGCCATTCGCCTGGAAGGCCAGCTCAGTGTCTTCGATCCGCGCCGCGCTGACAGTCCCTGCTACCACTGCCTCTATGGCGAGGGCAGCGAGGCCGAACTCAGTTGCAGCGAGGCCGGGGTGCTCGGGCCCGTGGTAGGGCTGGTCGGCAGTCTGCAGGCGCTCGAAGCGCTCAAGCTACTGGCCGGCTTCGGCGAGCCCCTGATCGGTCGCCTGCTGCTGGTGGACGCGGCGGGCAGTCGCTTCCGTGAATTGCGGGTCAAGCGCGATCCGGGTTGCCCGGTGTGCGGCGCCCGTCATGGCTGA
- the murI gene encoding glutamate racemase, with amino-acid sequence MADEAPVGVFDSGVGGLSVLAEIRRLLPAETLHYVADCGHIPYGEKTPAFIRERCQLIAARLYEQGAKALVVACNTATVAAVADLRERYPRWPIVGMEPAVKPAAAATRNGRVGVLATTGTLQSAKFAALLDRFALGIQVLTQPCPGLVEQVERGDLLGPETRRLLQGFLEPLLAAECDTLILGCTHYPFLRPLLAELVPPEVILVDTGAAVARRLQSLLLLEGRLASGPAGPTRLWTSGSPAELRAVLPPLWPEGAVVQAFV; translated from the coding sequence ATGGCTGACGAGGCACCGGTCGGGGTCTTCGACTCGGGCGTCGGCGGCCTGTCGGTGCTGGCGGAGATCAGGCGGCTATTGCCGGCGGAAACCCTGCATTACGTCGCCGATTGCGGCCATATCCCCTATGGCGAAAAGACTCCGGCCTTTATCCGTGAGCGCTGCCAGCTGATCGCGGCGCGACTGTATGAACAAGGGGCCAAGGCGCTGGTGGTGGCCTGCAATACCGCTACCGTGGCGGCGGTCGCCGATCTGCGCGAGCGCTATCCCCGGTGGCCCATCGTCGGCATGGAGCCGGCGGTAAAGCCCGCCGCGGCGGCCACCCGCAATGGTCGGGTCGGCGTCCTGGCGACCACGGGAACGTTGCAGAGCGCCAAGTTCGCCGCCTTGCTGGACAGATTCGCCCTGGGCATTCAGGTCCTGACCCAGCCCTGTCCGGGGCTGGTGGAGCAAGTCGAGCGTGGCGATCTGCTGGGCCCCGAGACCCGAAGGTTGCTGCAGGGTTTTCTCGAACCGCTGCTGGCGGCGGAGTGCGACACCCTGATCCTGGGCTGCACCCACTATCCCTTCCTGCGGCCCCTGCTGGCCGAGCTGGTGCCGCCAGAGGTCATCCTGGTGGACACCGGTGCCGCCGTGGCGCGCCGTCTGCAAAGTCTCCTTCTGCTGGAGGGGCGTCTGGCAAGCGGGCCGGCCGGGCCGACGCGCCTCTGGACTTCGGGCAGCCCCGCCGAGCTGAGGGCGGTGCTACCGCCGCTGTGGCCGGAAGGGGCCGTGGTACAGGCGTTCGTCTGA
- a CDS encoding acyloxyacyl hydrolase, whose product MNKLLSFAVATALSLGGVASVQAVELTGAVGATSQNGMTYRIGAGWNWDKSWWESSTGRLTGYWDAGYTYWEGDNGRSSDQHSLSFAPVFVYEFGQGHVKPFVEAGIGVAVFSSTKVGEQDLGSAFNFEDRIGLGLKIGDTQRVGIRATHYSNAGIKQPNDGIESYALFYSHTL is encoded by the coding sequence ATGAACAAATTGCTTTCCTTCGCAGTAGCCACCGCGCTTTCGCTGGGTGGAGTGGCGTCGGTGCAGGCCGTGGAGCTCACTGGTGCGGTCGGGGCAACCAGCCAGAACGGCATGACCTATCGCATCGGGGCCGGCTGGAACTGGGACAAGAGCTGGTGGGAAAGCTCCACTGGCCGCCTGACCGGTTATTGGGACGCCGGTTACACCTACTGGGAAGGCGACAATGGCCGTTCTTCAGATCAGCATTCGCTGTCCTTCGCCCCGGTATTCGTCTACGAATTCGGCCAGGGTCATGTGAAGCCCTTCGTCGAGGCCGGTATCGGCGTCGCCGTATTCTCCAGCACCAAGGTCGGCGAGCAGGACCTGGGGTCGGCCTTCAACTTCGAAGACCGCATCGGCCTGGGTCTGAAGATCGGCGATACCCAGCGCGTCGGTATCCGTGCGACTCACTATTCCAACGCCGGCATCAAGCAGCCTAACGATGGCATCGAGTCCTATGCGCTGTTCTACAGCCACACGCTCTGA
- a CDS encoding cryptochrome/photolyase family protein, whose product MSQLVWFRTDLRTHDHPALHAAAEQGQVVAVFLLSPAQWREHDEAAVKVDFWLRNLAKLRETLKTLGIPLLIRRAERWEQAPQVLLDLAREQGLEHLHFNDEYGVNEAARDDAVAEAFEQAGLTAHRYLDQTLFAPGTVLTKSGGYFKVFGQFRKTCLARLETGLPMPLPAPDRQQAATIQADELPTGVDGFAETSPEVRQLWPAGEEAALQRLEAFIRDDLEDYHQARDIPFEPGTSQLSAYLNAGVLTPRQCLQAAVNANDGLLSGGRQGAATWITELLWREFYRHVLVGYPWVSRNQPFNRDLAALPWRDDPEGLAAWQQGRTGIPLIDAAMRQLLQTGWMHNRMRMLTAMFLCKNLLIDWREGERWFMRHLIDGDLASNNGGWQWSASTGTDSVPYFRVFNPHTQAMKIDARGDYVRTWVPELAGLRGKAVHTPGERYLPPLVDLGESRQRALATYRGMARKAETKKPD is encoded by the coding sequence ATGAGCCAGCTCGTCTGGTTCCGTACCGACTTGCGTACCCATGACCATCCCGCCCTGCATGCTGCCGCTGAACAGGGACAGGTCGTCGCCGTCTTTCTGCTGAGTCCTGCCCAGTGGCGGGAACATGACGAGGCCGCGGTCAAGGTCGACTTCTGGTTGCGCAACCTCGCCAAGCTGCGCGAGACGCTCAAGACACTGGGCATCCCTCTGCTGATCCGGCGTGCGGAGCGCTGGGAGCAAGCGCCCCAGGTGCTGCTCGACCTGGCCAGGGAACAGGGTCTCGAACATCTGCATTTCAACGACGAATACGGGGTGAACGAAGCCGCCCGGGATGACGCCGTGGCTGAGGCGTTCGAGCAGGCGGGCCTTACTGCCCACCGCTATCTGGACCAGACCCTGTTCGCCCCCGGTACGGTATTGACCAAGAGCGGTGGCTATTTCAAGGTCTTCGGGCAATTCAGGAAGACGTGCCTTGCGCGCCTGGAAACGGGCTTGCCGATGCCCCTGCCGGCGCCGGACCGGCAGCAGGCCGCCACCATTCAGGCGGATGAGCTGCCCACCGGGGTCGACGGCTTCGCCGAGACATCGCCCGAGGTGCGACAGCTGTGGCCGGCGGGTGAAGAGGCGGCGCTCCAGCGGCTGGAGGCCTTCATCCGGGACGATCTGGAAGACTATCACCAGGCCCGGGACATCCCGTTCGAACCGGGTACCAGTCAGCTGTCGGCCTATCTGAATGCAGGAGTGCTGACACCACGGCAGTGCCTGCAGGCCGCGGTCAACGCCAACGACGGCCTGCTCAGTGGCGGTCGCCAGGGTGCGGCTACCTGGATCACTGAATTGTTGTGGCGCGAATTCTATCGCCATGTCCTGGTGGGCTATCCCTGGGTTTCGCGCAACCAACCCTTCAATCGGGACCTTGCCGCCCTGCCCTGGCGTGATGACCCTGAAGGCCTCGCCGCCTGGCAACAGGGGCGCACCGGCATTCCCCTCATCGATGCGGCCATGCGTCAGCTGCTGCAGACGGGCTGGATGCACAATCGCATGCGCATGCTGACCGCCATGTTCCTCTGCAAGAATCTGCTGATCGACTGGCGCGAGGGCGAGCGCTGGTTCATGCGTCATCTCATCGATGGCGACCTGGCCTCCAACAATGGCGGCTGGCAGTGGAGCGCCTCGACGGGTACCGATTCGGTGCCCTACTTCCGGGTGTTCAATCCCCATACCCAGGCCATGAAGATCGATGCACGCGGTGATTATGTGCGCACCTGGGTGCCGGAGCTGGCCGGGCTGAGGGGCAAGGCCGTGCACACCCCGGGGGAGCGCTATCTGCCACCGCTGGTGGACCTGGGCGAAAGCCGCCAACGGGCGCTAGCCACCTACCGCGGCATGGCGCGCAAGGCGGAAACAAAAAAGCCGGACTAG